ttattttcttatatgaaaattattcacatgtatttaaaaaatgagacCTAAAAAGAAATGCGTCAGACAGCATTTTAACACCAATCAAAAAACTTATGCCTATTTCCATCAAAAAACTTATACCTATTTCcatttgatctcagtttaacttgctctttacttttgtttaattctaagaattggaaaaagataaaaaataatttcaaataagaaggtctattcggtcatagctagatcttagtgctttatatatacgtgtgattttatatactttctcagactcaaccaaactgcgcgccgttactttcggttaTATAACACAGCtatgatcgaataagagttagtaatatcacttttattaaattaaaattcaggggagaaagggttaatatagatgctagtaagcatcaagtattattaaattaattttaatttaataaaagtgatattactaacttttATTCGATCATagctgtgttatatgaccgaaagtaacggcgcgcagtttggttgagtctgagaaagtatataaaatcacatgtatatataaagcactaagatctagctatgactgaataggccttcttatttgaaattgtatgttacatgtatcggtcgaatatctctCTAATTTGATAAAAACTAAGTTAAACTAAGATCAAAGTTGATTTACAATGAAAAATGGGCATTAGAGTGGTGCATCAGTGTGCTgtatgtgaaaaaataaatgttatatagaGGAAACTTTAACATATCCATtgcgtgtatgtacatatatatcttAGTTACATATATACAGGCTTGGGTAGTaagtagttaaaaagttaaaagttaaacaaaaagttaacaagttaataagttatttaattaaaaaaatgtattaacttactcaagcctccatatatatatacatacatatatatatatatatatatatatatatatatatatatatatatatatatatatatatatatatatatatatataacaattataaatgtGTTTGCTGGGCAATAGTTTTcattttcaaattaatgttACACATACTACAATATCCATATAAGATTTTAGAAACTTACTTGTCAAATTctctatatttgttattttattctcCAATCCTGCAAATTTGTCTTCGTTTACTTTTCCAGCACTATGCAATGTTTCTTGCATTTTGTCAATTTTCTCGTTAAATTCTTGCAGATAATTTTCGAGAATGTTAATATAATCCGTCACTTCTCCAGGTGAGTTACTTCGTTCCCTTTCTTTTTGCAGTGCAAATCTTAACTCTTCATTCTCTCGCAGCAAACGTGTAACTGTGTCTCTATCTGTATCGCTTACTGATGTAGAAGGTTcagtagtaactagttaaaattaaaagttacataatattaacataataaaattaaaaaaattaacaaaaaaacgttattttaattttttttattgtgtcccattttttgaaaaaaatctgaaaaaaatatattttgtagaagttGGGAACAagatttacatgtaattttttcaagatgGTAAATTAACGAAATCAGagtagaaaaattgtttaaatgttattttcatttttttataatcaaaattcgcaacaagaaaaatgtaaaaagtatttttattgatgTCAAAGTGtaatagatttttcaaaattttttcaaaattttgtttgattttttaccaagtaaaattgtgaaaatataaaaaaatcgttttttgcTCTATCTTGGTCACGTCtctatataaaaatctaaaatttgacATGTAAGCGTTTTTTGATATaagttatcttagaaaaaaGCCAACTCAAAAAGCTGTGGGGGCACTTTCACCATACTAATTTCGCTAGGAATAAGTACGGTGAGTTCCCTTTACTTtagaaaactttattttatatcacttatttatttagttatataatatgtaaataattagaTGACAACTTATCTATTCCACCTGATTCataaaattcaagatttttattgaatagtgtttcatcaaataaatatattgttactgAATccaaaattacacatatttgtatcagaaaatattttgactTGTAACCAATTATGGAATTCTCCGAAATTCAGaagattcaaattttattgtgttttataCAGAGTAGTTTGTTATATCTAAGTGCTATTacttaaaacttaaataatttacatttattacttaaataatttacatttacaagaaaaagttttgaaaagctTTGAAAAGTGTTGAcaacgtttaatattttttaatgtaccaGTTTGAAATAtctgttacattacattaaattttactgATAATTTTTGACACTGTATGTAGCATAAACCACATGTTAAAAGTGCATTTATCGATAAAGGTGAGTTGAGAATGTGAGCTATAATGTTTTGTGAATTTAAGTGTCATTTcacatatttatgtttaatcaCTCTTTTTCAtatgaaaaggaaaaagagactagagaatatttttgttgattaaaGAATACAAATGCAAGCACAATAAATGGATATAATTGTAGTAATATGATACGCACGGGTACAGGAATGCCTACCCATTTGAGGTTTAAAGCGTTCTGATTTCCATATAGAATATGTTATGTAAACTATAGAAAACTTGAAACGCAGGTAACTCCAGATGGGTAAGCATTCATGTCCTCGTGTATATCATATTACTACAATTATATCCATTTATTGTGCTTTCATTTGTATtctttaatcaataaaaatattctgtagtccctttttcaataaatatagtcaaaacttttcaaaactgtTTCTTGTAAATgtgaattatttaagttttaaataatagcaACCTATTCTGTATAGATATAGCAAACTATTTTGTGAAACACTATAAAATTTGAATCTTCTGAATTTCGGAGAATTCTATAATTGGTTCCaagtcaaaatatatttattacatatataattttggaTTCAGTAacgatatatttatttgatgaagcactattcaataaaaatcttaaattttatgaattgagCGTAACTATAGCTAAATACATCTCATGAACATAAGAgagaattacaaattttattcttacatTCATGTAAAAATAAGGAGTATCTTTTTGGCTCGAAAAAATTCTACACTACTTAAGTCAGAAATGAATAcagaatagaatataaaaatactaacaAAGAATTGCGTCAGCAATCTAAAATTAGTCGATTATAAGTTTATGACACTGGCTAATTTTAATCcctattcttaatatttaatattcctcTATTATGCGCAGGGcttaaacaacaaagataaaataaataaagaactttgaaatttcatttttttaactgtttaaaaaaattgtttttaaactttatctttttttataataaatttttccatgatttacattaaaaatgtatcaatgtaaaaataaaaaattatgtaaaaaatacattcccacgtaaaaatatttctttgttatttcatatacattatttatatacaaataaaatatttaatttatttgatgatccaaatttaaattgttttaaataatctaactttaaaaatttatagatttctaatttaatatgaataatacaaaaacatacgataaacatttaatttaagttaaaataatatgaaaattattttaacttaaatcaaatattaattttacaaaattaacatttaatttaagttaaaataattttagaagctactaacttttaatttaattttaaaaatatgaacttACCTAATCTTGGTGATGTACTCAAACTCCTAGAAGACAGTAATTTTGCATGGATTGCATTAATAGCATctgtctttgattttttttatttctctaaagAAGAAAGATATTTACGCAATTAAATTTCAGTAACAAATTACCATACAGTTAAACTGtcaaatatttacgaaaatttCATTACATGTATTGTACTTACAATGGAATCACGATTActagcaataataaaattacatggtCTTGCTCGCTCTAATGCATCATCAGTTGTGTTTGGTTCTGATGATTCATCATGTTAATACATGTTAGGCCAACTAATTCTCTTAACATTCATGGTATGTTCTAATGCCTCTCGAgaatttgtaaaacaaaaattaattaaaaaattgttaattaacttttttataatttcttacatGCATGTctttatataatcatttttagatTATAAGTTACATTATGACAAGGATCTCAGATTACGGATCCTGTTGCATGTCATACACAAGCATACGTGCCATGTACATATGTGTGAACTCATGGCAACTCTGTTGTCAGCAACGTCAGCACCGaaattctgtaactcttaacgacaatATTGGTGTAGTTATATTATCGTGCATTGATATTGTATATGGTAAAAAAAACCGGGCAATGATAATGTAACGATACCAACACTATCATTAAGAGTTATAGAATTCCGCTAGCTTTACATTGCAAAAGAAGACAGACATACGAGAACACTTCAGCAAAAACGCATACGACACTCATGCTTGTGTGCGGCATGTGAAAGGATCCAAATATAATCTGTGATCTCTGGATTATGAAATTTTAGATTTAGGttagattttataataacatcACTTACCAGCAAGTAAGCCGATTAAAGCATACCATTTATGCTCTTTCCCATCGTTGCTGCCACGCGCAGTGTTTACAGCATAAAAAGCCGTTTTATCAAAATCTGTCAATGATTTTGGTTTGAATGGTATTCGTAAACCTTTACCcacttttactttaattttgcaCAGTGGCACTATCTCAGTAGTATtatcacttttatattttacgagcGCATACCATTCGGCACTGTTTATTGCGCTCATtgcgattaaaataaaataacagttaataataaaaaatattgatgtcCGGTAACAATAAGCACGTCCGAACATGTTAGGCCTCAAACTCGCATATCTGAAGCATGGAGCGACGCCCATCGTCCTCCCACTCGTAGCTCGACAGTCGAATTGCGAATCGCGCGACTGTTGCTATGCCTCAGGATAGCCCGTCCCTAAAGCCCGATTGCACTAACGTTATTTTGACTTTAAGTAAGACTTAAATATGTAACCGTCTTTAtgtattgaaaaagaaatataaagacAAATACATGTTTAAGTGtcctttaaaacaaaattaatgttgGTATAATCGGATCTAAGGAAAAATATGCTGGAAGTATATTTAGGAACGCTCCTGAGGCATAGCGCCAGCCTAGCGATGAGCGGTTCGACTGTCGAGGTACAAGCAGCAGTGGGGAGACGATGGGCGTTGCTTCAGAAATAAGCTCCGAAATGAGTAATTCGGAACATTGTTTTAGACAGGTAGATACGGGCTAAAAGTAGAAATCTAAAACATAATGTTACATATAGtggttttttttaagtgttgaCAAAAGGCATACAATAACATAACTGATatgagctttctacaataagccgTAAATCGTAAGTCGTGAGAAAatgaccaatcacagtcgattattcttctgtaATCTTGtttgtgattggtcaatttctgaCGACTTTACGATTTacagcttattgtagaaagctcatTATGAGTTTTCTACAATAAGCCGTAAATCGTAAAGtcataagaaattgaccaattacaAACAAGATtacagaagaataatcgactgtgattggtcatTTTCTTACGACTTACGATTTAcggcttattgtagaaagctcatTAAACTTATTGCACAATGATAACCCAGGCACAAAGAATAACAGGTCATAGATCTCGGAAATTCTGATTGATAGAAATCTATTCCCTgatggtgaaaatttttctcataatttttattataagaatttgaacattttttagaaatactcagTCTACAtcttcttttagaatttttcatacatgttaaatctgaaatattctgaaatttcttattctataatgtctaaaaaatacttttaacttttttagatttaatatttcatcagaaattatacaataaaaaatcttaatctcaggatattttatacttaacatatataaaacttctgagaaaagatgtaaactttcTGAGTACTTATGAAAAGTgttctaatttgtataaaaaaaattgagagttataaaattataccgaaaatttgaaaaagtatttgaagaaatctgagaaaaatttttaccacgGTTACTGTTATTCATCTTGTTATTCATTGTTCCTGTGCCTGTGATTTTCAATATGTAATGGACTTTATGTTTTTAAACGTAGCTATTGTAGACACCCATAATCACGCTGGCAtcaaaatagaagaaaattataattttccaaagcaaaaaattataattgtccAAAAACCgtaattttcttacaattttcttcattataatATCAATTGAAAATCACAATGAGACGTCGTTACAAACGTTTTTTATACACTGAAGAAAATATCCCTCGCTCAACTACTTGCCGTCGACGACAACGAGGTGTTTGTCAAACAGAATCATTAAATTATCAGAATCTTTACAATATTGATCAGGTATTGTTTATTTAGTTATATCACTTGCTTGACATTTTTCTGTTGAAACAGTACACTAGAATCATTCTGCAGATgcatgtacaaaaaattttatctctctGATTGTACGTGCTCTtagagtaatatttattatatgtatacgtatcataacatataataaatagtcCTTATTAATCTCAAAAGTGGTAGtttgacattatttttgtatatatttgatatttaataatttaagtaaaataatttgaatatactgacaatttgtatgaaaatttcgATGTATGTACTTTActagaaattatttcaaaatacaatatCATTTGAAACGTCAACATTACAGAGTGACACTAAAAAGACAGATGAAGTAACACAGAACAATTTAATGTCTGTCATCAATAGAGTTACTGATGACCAATATGCGTCGTGTTTTTGGCAGGTATGcagtaattttttgaaaatattctgaAGATAACATTTTGATAGAATAAGAATTCTCATTTTCTTATAACGACTGCCTTGTTTTTCGTtccttttttttgcatttaatttacatttcgtttttttttaagaacaacTGTAATGAAATACATGACGTTATCAATATGAAAGAATCAAGTAAATCCGATATTTTATCTAACGGTAACGAGGAGATCAGAGAGGTTGCCTCGAATTCATCATCAAAATccgcatcatcatcatcaaaaAGAGACTCAAGATCTATATCATCACCAGAaagcgactttttggccaataATACTTCATCACACACTTTATCAGATCCTATCGATCACAGCAATGTAGAGACAAAGAAGACATTGCCAGAGAGATTATGTAATTGTACAAGTACTACAATCGGTgatgttatttttatgtgtCTTGCGTTAGGAGTCAGGCATAATTTAACATGGGAGGCACAGCTTGATATTCTGCGAATGATCAATTCAATTTATGATAAGAAACATATTCCACTAACAAAGTACAAATACTTTCAAtatatagagaaagaaaaagagacgaTATCTTATCACATCTATTGTCCAACATGTGAAGTGTATTTAGGAGAAAAGAGTTGTTTGTCAGAATCTGTGTATTGTCCTTATTGCGTTAATGATGTAGATGTGTCTAAACCGTCAAACTTTTTCCTATCTATATCATTAGAGTCGCAGTTACAAAAATTAGTGAATGATTCACGTATAGCAACCTCATTGCTTACCCACAGATTTAACCGTAAGAAGGAACATCCTGATGCTTTTGAGGACATATATGATGGGGAACAGTACAAAAAGCACTGTGGTCCTGGAGGAATACTCTCTTCcccttttaatttttcattttctttctgtACAGATGGAATATCAACTGGAAAGTCAACTGGTAAATCATTGTGGCCTATTTATGTAACTATCAATGAACTTCCATTTAAAGACCGTAGCAGATATATGCTTCTTGCTGGGCTATATATTGGACCTAAAGATCCAAATCAACTGACTTTCTTTGAACCTTTTgttaaagaaacaaataaacTTTCGTCTGAGGGTTTTTCTTGGATTTACGAGAGAAAAGAGATTGTCAGTAAAGTTATCCCTTTATGCGCTGTAACTGATTCTGTTGCACGTTGGCAACTTCTCAATATGCAATCCTTCCACGCATATTATGGCTGTACATTTTGTTATGAAAAACAGGAGAAAACAGGCTTAAAATCACGATGCTTTAATATCCTCTCTAAAAAAGCAGATGACAGAACAGCAGAATCTACTTATCAGGATGCAATGATAGCGCATCAAAAGAGAGATGAACCACGTACAAGTAAGCAGCATTATAAGGGTGTCAAAGGCCCATCTATTTTGACAAATCTACTctattttgatttgatttggGGTTTTGTCGTCGACTACATGCATGCCATCCTCTTGGGTGTAATAAAATCTCATATGGAATATCTGTTTCaatctactaaaaaaaaatgttggatAGATATGGCAGataatattgctttaaaaaatttgacggaTACTATAAATTGTCGTTTTCTTAGCATACAACCTCCAACAGGAATAAGTAGAAGTCCTCGTTCAATCGAACACTGTTGCAAATGGAAAGCTTCGGAATGGAGGTCATGgctattattttattgtataccaTGCTTGCAAGGCTtgcttaaaaacaaatatttagctCATCTCGCGATGCTTTCCCAAGCAACTAATATTCTCGTTCAACGTTCTGTATCTCGTGCTGGAATTGAGGAGGCGCACAACCTTTTCAttcaatattgttattattttcaaaaatattttgaacttaAACATACAATATACAACCTTCGTCTTCTTATTCATGTGTGTAAATGTGTCATAAACTGGGGTCCCTTGTGGACACATAATGCATTTTGTTATGAAGGACAAAATAGACATTTATTACAACTGTATCAGAGTCCGTTTCAAGTTATTTCACAGATTGCTCGCaagtttcttatgtataatTCACTATCTACCTTATGTGAGGAGCTTGTGTCATCTGAAAGCACCATTGATTTCTCAGAAAAGATTTTGAATAAGAATCTTACATATTTTGTACGTTCCGATGGAGCACTTCTCTTAGGAAGAGGACAGCGTAATGTTTCGATTTTGCCTGAAGAAGAGCAATGTTTAGTTTATTTTGGAAATTGTAACATCAAGGATTTTACCTTTTTTCATAGGTTATTGTACAATGGAATGAGATATACCTCCTCTCAATAtgttgacaaaaaaaataatgattcttGTGCTATCCTAAGAGATGGgaaagttgtaaaaataaaatacattgctCTATCAGCATTAGAGGAAATTTTACTTCTTGTACAAGTAGTTAAATGTTCTAAACGTTTATTAGTTCATAATAATTACGTGGCTCTAAGACACATCCTCAAAATTAAAAGAGAGGCTGAAATGATGTGTATTAAACTGtcatttattaaagaaccatgtgttgtaataaatttaccTAATAATACTTATGTGTGTGGACTACCTTTTGGTTGTCATCGAGATGATTATGTGTATACTTCAAATGTATTCTAAactgatttataataaattaatttatacatttttaatgtgtaacttttgatatttttctattccttatttataaaaaattttaattaatttataatagctTCAATAAGAATGTAAAAAACAGAGAACCTTAGAGACtaacgttaattattttaaagaacatattatttaattttgagagaaaataaactttttcttttacattaacctcccatgtgaaaaaaaattaggaagAGGTTTACCAGATGAGCGTTTCTTGAACGGAGGAAAACGTTTAGTAAACGGCGTTAGGAACATAGAACTTATAAACATGGAAGGGGAATAGGAAGACGCGACTGTGTCCAAGAAGCGAGACAACAATATATAGTTCTGTCTCTTTTCATTACTTTTCCTCGAAATGCGCATGCGCGGTCGGAGTGAGATTGtgttatgtacatatattgtacattttggTTGTGTATGTACGTTGATATAAATCGAGTCAGGTTATATTAAAGTTTAGCGACAAAATCAAGCGTCAGTTTTTGCCTGTGCTAATTTGTGCTGTGCCTGATAGaaaaacaaattagaaaaagaaaaatgggagTGTATTGTCTGCTGTGCGGCAATCGAAACAAAACCGTTTCATATCACcggtaagaaaattatttttgtataggTTATGTATGTTTtagaatacatacatattaatttactgtaaaattgaatagttttggcattaaaaattaaaatgcttatataatatatttacaggtTTCCGAAAAATAAGCAAGATCGAGAAAAATGGCTATCCTTCTGTGGAATCAAGGAGCAGGATCTTAATACCGCTACCTTCCTATGTTCCAATCATTTTAAGGAAgaagatttaaagaaaaaattaaattgtttaattacaaatacaaaatacaaaatacatgacaaaatacatgtataatttgtaatgctaattttattaattatagaaacaTACTTCGAGGAATATTTATGTTACAGAGTAAAACAAACATTACAAGTATTATAATACacatttgagagagagagagagagagagagagagagagagagagagagagagtaatatTTCCTAcacatttttatgataaaaattaaaatctttttcttatactttcagagataatatttaaagcgcttatatacatatatatatacaggttATGAGCTATGCGCGCGTCAACGATTTAGCGCGTGCGCATAGCAAACCAAAGTCATGTTGTATAGTATGTGTCGGACACAGTTTTAACTATAGAAAATATACGCTATTCCCCCTCCATGTTTATAAGTTCTATAGTTAGGAAAAGCGTTTACTAAACGTTTGAACATCGGGCAGCAAACTCTCTATACGAAGTATCTTCAGTGTTTACTACGTATTCTAAAAAGCGTTGCTTGAGCGTTGTCAAACTTTCATAAACCTTATATACAGCGTTTGATAAGAGTTCAAAAACGTATTCTAAAAAGCGTAGCTTGAGCGTTGCCAAACTTTCATCAAACCTTATATACAGCGTTTGATAAGAGTTCAAAAACGTATTCTAAAAAGCATAGCTTGAGCGTTGCCAAACTTTCATCAAACCTTATATGCAGCGTTTGATAAGACTTCAAAAGCGTTCTAATCCAACAGCGTTTTGTAAGCGTTCTTATAAAGTTTGAAAACGTATAAACTCTCAAAAAACTTTCAACAAATGGTTGTGAACGCTTTATAAAGTTTCTTATTTTCGCCAGGGTTCTTCAttaatttagttcaaacttgataatattatgtatttcagtacatagaacatgaatatgaatataaaatcgacactcagcaggtaaaaagttataaagcgttaaagattgacacttgtgaggttaggaaatctgtcacaccaatggcataaaaagacatgcaaacgtgtatgtttgcatttgttttttgtatacccatatctttttttaaataaaaaaaagtcttaacaacagcttttttacaatctttcaacttgaaacacaaatttcgggatattctcggactagtta
The DNA window shown above is from Solenopsis invicta isolate M01_SB chromosome 10, UNIL_Sinv_3.0, whole genome shotgun sequence and carries:
- the LOC120358809 gene encoding uncharacterized protein LOC120358809, coding for MGVAPCFRYASLRPNMFGRAYCYRTSIFFIINCYFILIAMSAINSAEWYALVKYKSDNTTEIVPLCKIKVKVGKGLRIPFKPKSLTDFDKTAFYAVNTARGSNDGKEHKWYALIGLLADSREALEHTMNVKRISWPNMY
- the LOC120358766 gene encoding uncharacterized protein LOC120358766, which codes for MGVYCLLCGNRNKTVSYHRFPKNKQDREKWLSFCGIKEQDLNTATFLCSNHFKEEDLKKKLNCLDVNGMGLERYNLLDVLRTSLGDLPSGL